In one Nicotiana sylvestris chromosome 8, ASM39365v2, whole genome shotgun sequence genomic region, the following are encoded:
- the LOC138876261 gene encoding uncharacterized protein, whose product MYHSLVAFASLSSLDIIVAVPITNGPYFAQQNVDYGVLRFHSLCDPSIPSQIQALLSPNALRVKKLNFSLREFGLITGLNCVNKFSDYGYTSTYVSPLMNTYFPNKERVEKWHLKNVVTNKAWANDVDAVKLCILYMLEFFVCPSDKDHVTFIDKFMFFLIESGNFESYPWGIKSFKQVIESVRHRLNPHVHSYLIRGCSLALQVWLYECCSSVSTELATRCSESIPRILRWSTTKRQIWLTAIEEKMIKPEWLKFTNMTESGEELGVLNLPDKIQYEDEHGAQPSHVPTAASPSFEPKDTDCQEDIESVSSKLRKLEKGIVQVDGKLDAFRKAVFKELSSLREFIDQSLKSVMNGINRRFDLDESKFAGSSTKNNYQHQGENNQQFQFNVGDQLHGSTSNTDSII is encoded by the exons ATGtaccatagcttggttgcttttGCTTCCTTGTCATCACTGGATATCATTGttgctgtcccaataact AATGGCCCTTACTTTGCACAACAAAATGTTGATTATGGTGTGCTTAGATTCCACAGTTTGTGTGATCCTAGCATACCTAGCCAGATACAAGCTTTACTCTCTCCAAATGCTTTAAGG GttaaaaaattgaatttttccttgaGAGAATTTGGGTTGATAACTGGTCTTAATTGTGTGAATAAGTTTTCAGACTATGGTTACACTTCCACCTATGTTAGCCCTTTAATGAATACATATTTTCCGAACAAAGAAAGGGTTGAGaaatggcatttgaaaaatgtagTGACTAATAAAGCATGGGCAAACGATGTGGATGCGGTGAAGTTGTGCATTCTTTATATGTTGGaattttttgtttgtccttctgaTAAAGACCATGTGACTTTCATAGACAAGTTTATGTTCTTTCTAATAGAGTCTGGTAATTTTGAGTCATACCCATGGGGTATCAAATCCTTCAAGCAGGTTATTGAATCTGTCCGACATCGTCTTAATCCCCATGTACATTCTTATCTGATACGGGGATGCTCATTAGCCTTGCAAGTGTGGCTATATGAGTGTTGCTCGTCCGTCAGCACCGAGCTTGCTACGAGATGTTCTGAATCTATACCTCGCATTTTAAGATGGTCAACTACAAAGAGGCAGATTTGGTTAACTGCAATTGAAGAGAAGATGATCAAGCCTGAGTGGCTCAAG TTCACAAACATGACTGAATCTGGAGAAGAGCTTGGAGTTCTTAATCTGCCAGACAAGATTCAATATGAAGATGAACATGGTGCTCAACCATCACATGTTCCAACTGCTGCTTCTCCATCATTTGAACCCAAAGATACAGATTGTCAAGAGGACATTGAATCTGTCAGTAGCAAGCTCAGGAAGTTGGAAAAGGGGATTGTGCAG gTTGATGGAAAGTTAGATGCTTTTAGGAAGGCTGTTTTTAAGGAACTCTCAAGCCTTCGAGAGTTCATAGATCAATCTTTGAAGAGTGTTATGAATGGGATAAACAGGAGGTTTGATTTGGACGAGTCAAAG TTTGCTGGTAGTTCAACCAAAAATAATTACCAACATCAAGGAGAGAACAACCAGCAATTTCAGTTCAATGTTGGTGATCAACTGCATGGAAGTACAAGCAATACAG ACAGCATTATTTAA
- the LOC138876260 gene encoding uncharacterized protein, giving the protein MCVVSDRHESILKATSVVYPGMTHYSCMWHIWTNIRSKFKKGHLQLHELYFATARSYTLDEFNERMLKIEEVDLRVKSYLYDIGYHRWSRVHATVNRTFTMTSNIAESLNAVTKDARELPIFDLFEYMRTLLERWTKEKLSKAKGTFTYLGHKYNKELEDNSTLSQKLRVRASTDHIHTVLDGVKRYIVCLENKKCSCGQFQLDELPCAHALAALRHRNETYENYCSPYYTRKSLLLTYEMPVNPLPDEGKWDVPQHILDEVVKPPAGDKRQPGRPHKERYKTFDEIKSKKYKVSCGNCGGEGHNKRTCKNAPKKK; this is encoded by the exons ATGTGTGTTGTTTCAGATAGGCATGAGAGTATACTGAAGGCAACATCAGTTGTCTATCCGGGCATGACACACTACTCTTGCATGTGGCATATATGGACAAATAtaaggtcaaaattcaagaagggacatctacaattacatgaattgtactttgctacagcacggtcatacactctggatgaatttaatgaaaggatgttGAAGATTGAAGAGGTAGACCTGCGTGTAAAGTCTTACCTATAtgatattggctatcatagatggtCAAGAGTACATGCAACGGTGAATAGAACTTTTACTATGACGTCAAACATTGCCGAGTCGTTGAATGCTGTAACAAAAGATGCAAGAGAGCTTCCAATATTTGATCTATTTGAGTATATGAGGACTCTTCTTGAACGTTGGACAAAAGAAAAGTTATCGAAGGCAAAGGGTACTTTCACATACCTTGGTCACAAATACAACAAAGAATTGGAAGACAACAGTACATTATCTCAGAAACTAAgg gtgagggcttcaacagatcatatacatactgtgttagatggtgtgaagcggtacattgtgtgtctagaaaacaagaaatgtagctgtggacaattccaacttgatgaacttCCATGTGCGCATGCTTTGGCAGCATTAAGGCATAGGAATGAAACATACGAAAACTATTGCTCTCCGTATTACACAAGGAAGAGCCTTCTGCTTACCTATGAAATGCCAGTAAATCCTCTTCCTGATGAAGGCAAATGGGATGTGCCACAACATATTTTGGATGAGGTAGTAAAGCCACCGGCGGGAGATAAAAGGCAGCCAGGGAGACCTCACAAGGAAAGATATAAAACATTTGATGAAATAAAGTCAAAGAAATACAAGGTGTCATGTGGCAATTGTGGAggtgaagggcataacaaaagaaCTTGCAAGAATGCACCGAAAAAGAAATGA
- the LOC138876259 gene encoding uncharacterized protein: MEIRNDMGVRVYMETKKENKNLGSYPLCISVRDFNMELAINNESTSAGSSGSLNLLEFPSSPAIEEYQSEIITESTQTYIEEGQVYQDKQTVAAAMKNYSVMHKFQFRVKRSSHRSYWLICVAESCKWHFKATSINDSAMFKIRSFSRQHTCCLMDETFIQRKRIAAVLGSMVVPKYCDPKTVYTPKDIQTNMLSEHGLNLSYMQAWRAKEKTLQFLRGNPCDSYNKLPKYFYILEKNYPGSVVKLKMEADDCFLYAFVALCTSINGWQHCRPVVVVDGTFLKLACRGLC, from the exons ATGGAGATTAGGAATGATATGGGGGTTCGTGTGTACATGGAAaccaaaaaggagaataaaaacttaggttcgtatcctttatgtataagcgtaagagatttcaatatggaattggcaATCAACAATGAAAGCACCAGTGCAG GTTCGTCTGGATCCCTAAACTTACTTGAATTTCCATCCTCACCAGCTATAGaggaatatcaaagtgaaataataactgaatCTACGCAAACATATATTGAAGAAGGACAAGTTTATCAGGACAAGCAAACAGTAGCTGCTGCAATGAAGAATTATTCAGTGATGCACAAGTTCCAGTTCAGAGTAAAAAGATCTAGTCATAGAAG CTACTGGCTTATATGTGTTGCTGAAAGCTGTAAATGGCATTTCAAGGCAACATCAATTAATGATTCGGCAATGTTCAAGATAAGAAGTTTCAGCCGACAACACACATGTTGCCTAATGGACGAAACATTCATACAACGCAAACGTATTGCAGCAGTACTTGGTAGCATGGTCGTTCCAAAGTATTGTGATCCTAAGACTGTTTACACACCAAAGGACATACAAACTAACATGTTATCCGAACATGGACTGAAcctaagctacatgcaagcatggagagcaaaggaaaaaactttacagtttttgagagggaatccgtgtgactcctacaacaaattacccaaatatttttatattcttgagaagaattatcctggtTCTGTTGTTAAATTGAAGATGGAAGCAGATGATTGCTTCTTATacgcatttgttgctctttgtacaTCAATAAATGGTTGGCAACATTGTAGGCCGGTAGTAGTGGTTGATGGGACATTCTTAAAGTTAGCCTGCAGGGGATTATGCTGA